In Brevibacillus brevis, a genomic segment contains:
- the thrC gene encoding threonine synthase → MSSDRQFGIIARYREFLPVTDKTPLVSLHEGNTPLIHAPKLSQQLGVELYVKYEGLNPTGSFKDRGMVMAVAKAVEEGSTTIMCASTGNTSAAAAAYAARCGLRCIVLIPSGNIALGKLAQAIAYGAEVIAIDGNFDEALNIVREITANEPITLVNSVNPYRIEGQKSAAFEVCDALGDAPDILAIPVGNAGNITAYWKGFKEYQSAGKSSSLPRMFGFQAAGAAPLVHGQPVPNPETVATAIRIGNPASKEGALNAVSESNGLIDSVTDEEILQAYQLLAKSEGVFCEPASAASLAGIIKLHAAGKLPQGAKVACVLTGNGLKDPNIAIKMVGEEPRSVPATREAVMALVSQSRGGVLS, encoded by the coding sequence ATGAGCTCAGATCGTCAATTCGGAATTATCGCGCGATACCGGGAATTTCTCCCGGTCACGGACAAAACTCCGCTCGTGAGTCTGCATGAGGGAAACACGCCGTTGATCCACGCTCCGAAGCTGTCCCAGCAATTGGGTGTCGAGCTGTACGTCAAGTATGAAGGACTGAATCCGACCGGGTCATTTAAAGACCGGGGAATGGTGATGGCTGTAGCCAAGGCTGTCGAGGAAGGCAGTACGACGATCATGTGCGCTTCTACCGGCAACACGTCAGCGGCAGCAGCAGCGTACGCCGCTCGTTGCGGACTTCGCTGCATCGTGCTCATTCCGAGCGGAAACATCGCACTGGGCAAGCTTGCCCAAGCAATTGCGTACGGTGCTGAAGTCATCGCAATCGATGGAAACTTTGACGAGGCTTTGAATATTGTTCGGGAAATAACCGCAAACGAACCGATCACCCTGGTAAACTCGGTGAACCCTTACCGAATCGAAGGCCAGAAGTCAGCTGCTTTTGAAGTGTGCGACGCCCTCGGAGACGCGCCCGACATTCTCGCAATCCCAGTGGGGAACGCCGGCAATATTACCGCGTATTGGAAAGGGTTTAAGGAGTACCAGTCAGCAGGGAAATCGAGCAGTCTGCCCCGCATGTTCGGATTCCAGGCAGCAGGGGCCGCGCCGCTAGTTCACGGCCAGCCGGTGCCAAACCCGGAAACCGTGGCGACGGCCATCCGCATCGGCAACCCGGCCAGCAAGGAGGGAGCGCTGAATGCCGTCAGCGAGTCCAACGGCTTGATTGACAGTGTGACGGACGAGGAAATTCTTCAGGCGTACCAATTGCTGGCGAAAAGCGAAGGGGTCTTCTGCGAGCCTGCTTCGGCAGCATCTTTGGCGGGAATCATCAAGCTGCACGCGGCGGGCAAGCTTCCGCAAGGCGCGAAGGTAGCTTGTGTTCTCACGGGTAACGGACTGAAGGACCCGAATATCGCAATCAAGATGGTGGGCGAAGAACCGCGGTCCGTACCGGCTACCCGCGAGGCGGTCATGGCGCTGGTGAGCCAAAGCAGGGGCGGAGTGCTGTCATGA
- the rplU gene encoding 50S ribosomal protein L21, which translates to MYAIIETGGKQYKVEEGAVLFIEKLAGNEGDAVTFDKVLLVSKDGKVTAGAPTVAGATVTGKVEKHGKQAKIIVYKYKAKKNYRRKQGHRQPFTKVVIEKINA; encoded by the coding sequence GTGTACGCAATTATCGAAACCGGTGGAAAGCAATACAAAGTTGAAGAGGGTGCAGTTCTCTTCATCGAAAAACTGGCTGGCAACGAAGGTGACGCTGTTACTTTTGACAAAGTTCTGCTCGTGAGCAAGGACGGCAAAGTAACTGCAGGAGCTCCTACCGTTGCTGGTGCTACGGTAACTGGTAAAGTAGAAAAACACGGTAAACAAGCAAAAATTATCGTGTACAAATACAAAGCCAAGAAAAACTACCGTCGCAAGCAAGGTCATCGCCAACCGTTCACCAAAGTTGTGATTGAAAAAATCAACGCGTAA
- a CDS encoding Spo0B C-terminal domain-containing protein: MKDERRLFTQQTDELLAVLNRQRHDWLNHVQVLLGYLHLNRTEQGEAHLKRIAEMAMQESMIARLNSSLLSVFFLTFNALNKEMLLDVEVCNQVDLTKVALDEQRLFQLVSEILCTVNDHVEVGGYEPPSMQLSLTEDVHGVHFRFDLAGQLRATGLEELEKLIRKSEQSTVEVTEWIHTEEEWILELRIPFE; this comes from the coding sequence ATGAAAGACGAGCGGAGGCTGTTTACGCAACAGACTGACGAGCTGTTGGCCGTACTGAACAGGCAACGGCATGACTGGTTGAACCACGTTCAGGTCCTGCTCGGCTATTTGCATTTGAACCGTACTGAACAGGGAGAAGCTCACTTGAAACGAATCGCGGAGATGGCCATGCAGGAAAGCATGATCGCCCGATTGAACAGCTCCCTGTTGTCTGTCTTCTTCCTGACATTTAATGCGCTGAACAAGGAAATGCTTTTGGATGTGGAAGTGTGCAATCAAGTGGATCTCACGAAAGTGGCCCTGGATGAGCAGCGCTTGTTTCAGTTGGTGTCGGAGATTTTATGCACAGTGAACGATCACGTAGAAGTGGGAGGCTACGAGCCCCCGAGCATGCAGCTTTCCCTGACGGAGGACGTGCACGGCGTTCATTTTCGCTTTGACCTGGCCGGACAGCTACGTGCAACCGGATTGGAAGAACTGGAAAAACTGATACGCAAAAGCGAGCAGAGTACGGTGGAGGTCACCGAGTGGATACATACGGAAGAGGAATGGATACTAGAATTGCGGATTCCATTCGAGTAA
- a CDS encoding DUF1641 domain-containing protein codes for MSQTTTQQAEVASTAALAPEQMDVLDQLMKPEIQESLNVLVANLPKLAEMTTILTKTYDLVQTVANDQVLISDLKGGMEEFVKPIQDKAKGIAQAAIEANDRSHAETATIGLFGMLKMLKDPQVQKTLRFAQAFLEVLAERQQQKR; via the coding sequence ATGTCTCAAACAACGACGCAACAAGCTGAAGTAGCCAGCACAGCTGCATTGGCGCCAGAGCAGATGGATGTGCTCGATCAGTTGATGAAACCGGAAATTCAGGAGTCTCTCAATGTACTGGTGGCAAACCTGCCGAAACTGGCGGAAATGACCACGATCCTGACCAAAACGTACGATTTGGTGCAAACCGTAGCCAACGACCAGGTCCTGATCAGCGACCTGAAAGGCGGCATGGAAGAATTCGTGAAGCCGATCCAAGACAAGGCAAAAGGCATCGCGCAAGCCGCTATTGAAGCAAACGACCGTTCGCATGCAGAAACAGCGACAATCGGTCTGTTCGGCATGCTCAAAATGCTGAAAGATCCGCAAGTGCAAAAAACATTGCGTTTTGCCCAGGCATTCCTCGAGGTTTTGGCTGAGCGCCAGCAGCAAAAACGCTAA
- a CDS encoding NAD(P)/FAD-dependent oxidoreductase, whose translation MSKHILILGGGYGGLLSALTARKYMTAEEATITLVNRFPSHQIITELHRLAVGNLSEQNVALPLERLLRGKDIHLVIDTVEKIGLDSQRVTLSSGESIKYDALVVALGSETAFFGIPGLQEYSFTLKSVEEANRIRAHVEERIVAYKASKDKADATFVVGGGGLTGIELVGEFADMLPTLCHKHGVDFADVSIYCVEAGPSILAGFAPDLVERAKTSLEKRGVTFLTGVPVTEMKETTVLLKDGSSIETKTMVWTGGVQGNRVVAESGLEVNRGRATVTEFLQSTSHPEVFLAGDSAVVMGPEGRPYPPTAQLAWQMGEVVGYNLFAHFNGSKMESFVPVFSGTLGSLGRKDAIGTIGASQIKLKGLPASLMKEASNIRYLSHINGLSSLAY comes from the coding sequence ATGTCGAAGCATATCTTGATTCTGGGCGGCGGCTATGGCGGACTTTTGAGCGCGCTTACTGCCCGTAAATACATGACTGCGGAAGAAGCAACCATCACATTGGTAAACCGTTTCCCTTCTCATCAAATCATTACAGAGCTGCACCGCTTGGCTGTAGGAAATCTGTCCGAGCAAAACGTGGCGCTCCCGCTTGAGCGTCTGCTGCGTGGCAAAGACATCCATCTCGTTATCGATACGGTTGAGAAAATCGGACTGGATTCGCAGCGTGTCACTTTGTCCAGCGGCGAATCCATCAAATACGACGCGCTGGTTGTGGCGTTGGGCAGCGAGACAGCATTTTTCGGGATCCCGGGGCTGCAGGAGTACAGCTTCACCCTCAAATCGGTGGAGGAAGCAAACCGGATCCGTGCCCATGTGGAAGAGCGTATCGTGGCTTACAAAGCAAGCAAAGACAAGGCAGACGCGACCTTCGTCGTCGGCGGCGGCGGTCTGACTGGAATCGAGCTGGTCGGTGAATTTGCGGACATGCTGCCTACCCTGTGCCACAAGCACGGCGTAGATTTTGCAGATGTTTCCATTTACTGTGTGGAAGCGGGCCCGTCTATTCTGGCTGGTTTCGCTCCTGACTTGGTCGAGCGTGCAAAAACAAGCCTGGAAAAACGTGGCGTAACCTTCCTGACAGGTGTACCTGTCACCGAGATGAAGGAAACGACCGTTCTCCTGAAAGATGGCAGCAGCATCGAAACGAAAACGATGGTTTGGACCGGCGGCGTTCAAGGCAACCGCGTCGTTGCAGAGTCCGGCCTAGAAGTAAACCGCGGCCGTGCGACTGTCACCGAGTTCCTGCAATCCACTTCCCATCCGGAAGTATTCCTGGCAGGCGACAGCGCAGTGGTTATGGGGCCAGAAGGCCGTCCGTACCCGCCAACTGCACAGCTGGCATGGCAAATGGGTGAAGTCGTTGGCTACAACCTGTTCGCTCACTTCAACGGTTCGAAAATGGAAAGCTTTGTACCTGTATTCTCCGGTACGTTGGGAAGCTTGGGCCGCAAAGACGCGATCGGTACGATCGGTGCGAGCCAAATCAAGCTGAAAGGCCTGCCTGCTTCCCTCATGAAAGAAGCGAGCAACATTCGTTACCTGTCTCATATCAACGGCCTTTCTTCGCTGGCTTACTAA
- a CDS encoding ACT domain-containing protein, which translates to MKRDEKFYLIRSDILPESIVKTIEAKKMLESGEVDTVNEAVERVGLSRSAFYKYKDGIFPFNSMMNEKIMTITFSLEHRSGFLSKVLSYMAEQGGNVLTINQTIPLQGIATISMSVDMAHMKVSSTEFLDGLQQIPGVRKAMIVGRG; encoded by the coding sequence GTGAAACGGGATGAAAAGTTTTATTTGATTCGGTCCGACATCCTGCCGGAATCGATCGTCAAGACGATCGAAGCGAAAAAAATGCTGGAGTCAGGCGAAGTCGATACGGTCAACGAAGCGGTCGAGCGGGTAGGGCTAAGCCGGAGTGCTTTTTACAAGTACAAAGACGGCATTTTCCCTTTCAACTCCATGATGAATGAAAAAATCATGACGATCACCTTTTCGTTGGAACACAGGTCAGGCTTCTTGTCCAAAGTGTTGAGCTACATGGCAGAGCAGGGCGGAAACGTACTTACCATCAATCAAACCATTCCGTTGCAAGGGATCGCTACCATCTCCATGTCTGTAGATATGGCGCATATGAAGGTTTCCAGTACGGAATTTTTGGATGGCTTACAACAAATACCCGGCGTACGCAAAGCGATGATCGTAGGCAGAGGGTAA
- the thrB gene encoding homoserine kinase: MSGPIVRVTVPASTANLGPGFDALGLAFQLYSVVEMRKSEQTTIELVGKELEGTPADKSNLLYQVAAQLFEKAGLAKPELAIRASSDAPLTRGLGSSAAAIVGALVAANQLAGEPFTRDQLFEMATRLEGHPDNVGASMFGGFVVATMPESANDPIPYIRLDVPAGLQTLVIIPEYPLSTEKARNVLPQVYSKQDVVYNVGHSSLLVAALAQGRLDLLGQAMGDRLHQPYRAELVPGLKDILDGATAHGAWGAALSGAGPTILCFFSTDEQREQLRQFVDRVMNGHGISYRVMILQPDEHGVQVEIHQT, from the coding sequence ATGAGCGGTCCCATCGTAAGAGTCACCGTACCTGCCAGCACGGCAAATCTCGGCCCGGGGTTCGACGCCCTGGGCTTGGCTTTCCAATTGTACTCGGTCGTGGAGATGAGAAAAAGCGAGCAAACCACAATCGAGCTCGTCGGCAAAGAACTGGAAGGAACTCCAGCGGACAAGAGCAATTTGCTCTATCAGGTAGCGGCCCAGCTGTTTGAAAAAGCGGGACTGGCAAAACCGGAGCTGGCCATTCGCGCCTCCAGCGATGCACCTCTGACGCGTGGGCTTGGAAGCAGTGCAGCCGCGATCGTCGGTGCCCTCGTGGCGGCCAATCAGCTGGCAGGGGAGCCGTTTACCCGCGACCAATTGTTCGAGATGGCGACGAGGCTTGAGGGACACCCCGACAATGTGGGCGCATCCATGTTTGGAGGCTTCGTGGTCGCCACGATGCCGGAGTCGGCAAACGACCCGATTCCGTACATACGCCTCGATGTACCCGCAGGATTGCAGACGCTCGTGATCATTCCCGAATATCCGCTGTCCACGGAAAAAGCCCGGAACGTTTTGCCGCAGGTGTACAGCAAGCAGGATGTTGTATATAATGTTGGTCATAGCAGTTTGCTTGTGGCCGCATTGGCACAAGGCAGGCTGGACCTGTTGGGACAAGCAATGGGAGATCGGCTGCATCAGCCGTACCGAGCCGAGCTTGTACCCGGCCTGAAAGACATCCTGGATGGAGCAACTGCCCACGGGGCATGGGGTGCTGCGCTTAGCGGCGCCGGCCCGACGATTTTGTGCTTTTTCTCTACGGACGAACAGCGGGAGCAATTGCGACAGTTCGTGGACAGGGTGATGAACGGGCACGGCATCTCGTACCGCGTAATGATTCTTCAGCCGGACGAACATGGCGTACAGGTCGAAATCCATCAGACATAG
- a CDS encoding PilZ domain-containing protein has translation MTDVPSLSPFLTDKRLSRGAVLQMMISRQVKTPVQVMVEHVKAGYLIVSTEVKAEAKTELLGSTVRVRWETDASINTIDLEVVQEQTMWPVKLLALVPIAVGVEITAKGKQGLLSPESPVKVPYKVMGARPIEEKGEAVLVQFSPTRLVLQTDGYVAKGDFLHLSFTLPMWPSEIVGMAKVVEKSYEDTHSILELIFTDLPEKHHQAIKDYYKKLSAAASF, from the coding sequence ATGACAGATGTCCCATCTCTCAGCCCCTTTTTGACAGATAAGCGGCTTTCGCGTGGTGCCGTGTTGCAGATGATGATCTCCAGACAGGTGAAGACACCGGTACAGGTGATGGTGGAACATGTGAAGGCGGGGTATCTCATCGTTTCCACTGAGGTAAAGGCCGAGGCCAAGACGGAATTGCTCGGTTCGACCGTACGGGTACGCTGGGAGACGGACGCATCGATCAATACCATCGATTTGGAAGTAGTCCAGGAACAGACCATGTGGCCGGTCAAGCTGCTGGCCCTGGTCCCGATTGCCGTCGGCGTGGAGATCACGGCGAAGGGAAAACAGGGTCTGCTCTCTCCCGAATCGCCCGTGAAAGTCCCGTACAAAGTGATGGGAGCCCGGCCGATCGAAGAAAAGGGAGAGGCCGTGCTGGTGCAGTTTTCTCCTACCCGTTTGGTGCTTCAGACGGACGGCTATGTGGCAAAAGGCGATTTTCTGCATCTTTCCTTTACTCTTCCCATGTGGCCTTCGGAAATCGTGGGCATGGCGAAAGTCGTGGAAAAAAGCTACGAGGACACACACTCGATCCTCGAGCTGATCTTTACGGATCTTCCCGAAAAGCATCATCAAGCCATCAAAGATTACTACAAAAAGCTTTCTGCAGCCGCTTCCTTCTGA
- a CDS encoding ribosomal-processing cysteine protease Prp, whose amino-acid sequence MVTVNVQRNEQNEIEVITMTGHANAGKHGSDLVCAAVSAVSLGLINAADLLLGKSPDVQFAEKDGGFLQWDLRRTDDDALREKQMLLAESMVVSLFMIAETNGKYVAVHDTKWQGGV is encoded by the coding sequence ATGGTAACGGTAAACGTGCAAAGAAACGAGCAAAATGAGATCGAGGTCATTACCATGACGGGACATGCCAACGCAGGCAAGCACGGTTCAGATCTCGTCTGTGCCGCTGTTTCTGCGGTCAGTCTCGGCTTGATCAATGCCGCGGATCTTTTGCTCGGTAAGAGTCCGGATGTTCAGTTCGCAGAGAAGGACGGCGGATTCCTTCAGTGGGATCTTCGCCGTACCGACGACGATGCGCTTCGTGAAAAGCAGATGCTTTTGGCGGAAAGCATGGTTGTATCTCTGTTCATGATCGCTGAAACAAACGGAAAATACGTAGCAGTTCATGATACAAAATGGCAAGGAGGTGTCTGA
- a CDS encoding Rne/Rng family ribonuclease, with the protein MRQVAISGRGGRLQAVLLEGGRLREWRTDHEAAGVWAGDLYCGRVTDVLPGIQSAFVDIGDGQKAYLYVDDALPKGSSSGGKPTISQRVQVGETVIVQVSKEGTELKAPKVTARISLQGRYLVYLPKEEGVSLSRKIGDAAVRMHLQETLSVSLEQGEGVIIRTEAAGAQASRLVEELAYLKNRWSQILASAQQLGKPGLVGRDAAMLEGVIRDLIGEGVDEVLVEESAAYQRTKAVMQVFAPEQLDRLVGYRERQPLFARLGVDAQLKQAMQRTVPLKSGGHLVIDRTEAMTVIDVNTGAFTGKGGQQREQAVTMANLEAAAEIAVQLRLRDIGGIIVIDFIDMQEAANKERVLTALKRELSRDPVPATVLGMTALGLVEMTRKRVRASLAERMTEPCDACRGQGRVWTVEEMLRRLSDELTALARVQEAEAVVLELPERLHQALDGMDGEERQRWPVEWFLLPSPELKPDEYRILYAGRYEEAARLAKKQSQMT; encoded by the coding sequence GTGAGACAGGTGGCGATCAGCGGACGCGGAGGAAGACTGCAGGCAGTCCTGTTGGAAGGCGGACGGCTCCGGGAGTGGCGCACGGATCATGAAGCTGCAGGCGTATGGGCGGGCGATCTTTACTGCGGACGAGTGACAGACGTCTTGCCGGGGATTCAGTCGGCCTTCGTCGATATCGGCGACGGGCAGAAGGCGTACCTGTACGTCGATGACGCATTGCCCAAAGGCAGCTCCTCTGGGGGTAAGCCGACCATCAGCCAGCGGGTACAAGTCGGGGAAACGGTGATTGTGCAGGTGAGCAAGGAAGGCACCGAGCTCAAGGCGCCGAAAGTAACCGCCCGCATCAGCCTTCAGGGAAGATATCTCGTCTACCTGCCAAAGGAAGAAGGCGTCTCCCTCTCCCGCAAAATCGGCGACGCTGCGGTGCGAATGCACTTGCAGGAGACGCTCTCCGTATCGCTGGAGCAGGGAGAAGGCGTGATTATCAGGACGGAAGCGGCAGGGGCGCAGGCGAGTCGACTGGTGGAGGAGCTCGCTTATTTGAAAAATCGCTGGAGCCAGATCCTTGCCTCTGCGCAGCAGTTGGGGAAGCCGGGACTGGTCGGCCGTGACGCGGCGATGCTGGAGGGAGTCATCCGCGATCTGATCGGAGAAGGCGTGGATGAGGTGCTCGTCGAGGAATCCGCTGCCTATCAGCGGACAAAAGCCGTCATGCAGGTATTTGCTCCCGAACAGCTGGACAGGCTTGTCGGGTACCGCGAAAGACAGCCGCTGTTTGCACGGCTGGGGGTAGATGCCCAGCTGAAGCAGGCGATGCAGCGAACGGTTCCCTTGAAAAGCGGAGGCCATCTGGTGATCGATCGGACCGAGGCAATGACGGTGATTGACGTGAACACCGGAGCGTTTACCGGCAAAGGCGGGCAGCAGCGGGAACAGGCGGTCACCATGGCCAATCTGGAGGCCGCCGCCGAAATCGCGGTCCAGCTCCGGCTGCGCGATATCGGCGGCATCATCGTCATCGATTTTATCGACATGCAGGAGGCGGCCAACAAGGAGCGCGTGCTCACGGCGTTGAAGCGAGAGCTCTCCCGCGATCCCGTTCCGGCCACGGTGCTGGGGATGACTGCGCTCGGGCTGGTCGAGATGACTCGAAAGCGGGTGCGAGCCAGCCTGGCGGAGAGGATGACAGAGCCGTGCGACGCGTGCCGCGGCCAAGGGAGAGTGTGGACGGTCGAGGAAATGCTGCGCAGGCTATCCGACGAGTTGACGGCTCTCGCGCGTGTCCAGGAGGCGGAAGCGGTCGTGCTCGAATTGCCTGAGCGCCTACATCAAGCTTTGGACGGTATGGATGGGGAGGAGCGGCAGCGCTGGCCGGTCGAATGGTTTCTGCTCCCTTCCCCAGAGCTAAAGCCGGATGAATACAGGATCCTGTATGCGGGACGATACGAGGAAGCGGCTCGTTTGGCCAAAAAACAATCGCAGATGACTTGA
- the obgE gene encoding GTPase ObgE has translation MFVDQVKIFVKGGDGGNGAVSFRREKYVPLGGPAGGDGGRGGDVVFIVDEGLRTLVDFRYQKHFKAPRGEHGRNKGQHGAGAEDMYVRVPPGTTVIDDDTKEVIADLVEHGQTAVIAKGGRGGRGNMRFANPANPAPHISENGEPGQERYILMELKLIADVGLVGYPSVGKSTLLSSVTAAKPKIAAYHFTTLTPNLGVVEVGEHSFVMADLPGLIEGAHEGVGLGHQFLRHVERTRLIVHVIDMAAVDGRDPYEDYLQINRELVLYNLKLEDRPQIVVANKMDVPEAQENLARFKEKLPDVKVYEISAATRQGVQELMYAVRDLLATIPDKPAVEEVAEVEERVVFKAEKEPEAFEIHRDNEVYVVSGEKIEKLVRMTNLNSYDAAQRFAKIMRSMGVDDALRKHGAKDGDTVRIGKLEFDFVE, from the coding sequence ATGTTTGTCGATCAGGTAAAGATTTTCGTAAAAGGCGGGGACGGCGGAAACGGAGCCGTATCCTTCCGCCGGGAAAAGTACGTTCCGTTGGGCGGACCTGCCGGCGGCGACGGTGGACGCGGCGGAGATGTCGTATTCATCGTGGACGAGGGCTTGCGCACGCTGGTAGATTTTCGCTACCAAAAGCATTTCAAGGCTCCGCGCGGGGAGCATGGACGCAACAAAGGCCAGCACGGAGCAGGCGCGGAAGACATGTACGTACGGGTGCCTCCGGGGACGACGGTAATCGACGATGACACCAAGGAAGTCATCGCAGATCTCGTCGAGCATGGCCAGACGGCAGTCATCGCGAAAGGCGGCCGAGGCGGCAGGGGAAACATGCGCTTCGCAAATCCGGCAAACCCGGCCCCGCATATCTCCGAGAACGGCGAGCCGGGCCAGGAGCGCTACATTTTGATGGAGCTCAAACTGATTGCGGATGTAGGACTGGTCGGCTATCCAAGCGTAGGGAAATCGACGCTTCTGTCCAGCGTGACGGCAGCCAAGCCGAAAATCGCGGCGTACCACTTCACGACGCTGACGCCAAACCTCGGGGTAGTCGAGGTGGGTGAGCACAGCTTCGTCATGGCGGATCTCCCCGGTTTGATTGAGGGGGCGCATGAGGGAGTTGGACTGGGGCACCAGTTTTTGCGCCACGTCGAGCGCACGCGTCTGATCGTGCACGTCATCGACATGGCGGCGGTGGATGGACGCGATCCGTACGAAGACTACCTGCAGATCAACCGGGAGCTGGTCCTTTACAATCTCAAGCTGGAGGACCGGCCGCAGATCGTGGTCGCCAACAAGATGGACGTACCGGAGGCGCAGGAAAATTTGGCGCGCTTCAAAGAAAAGCTGCCGGATGTGAAGGTGTATGAAATTTCGGCTGCGACCAGGCAAGGTGTTCAGGAGCTCATGTATGCGGTAAGAGATTTGCTCGCGACCATTCCGGACAAGCCGGCGGTGGAAGAAGTGGCGGAAGTGGAAGAACGCGTCGTATTCAAAGCCGAGAAGGAACCGGAGGCATTTGAAATTCACCGCGACAATGAAGTGTACGTGGTCAGTGGCGAGAAGATAGAGAAGCTGGTGCGAATGACCAATCTGAACAGCTACGATGCGGCTCAGCGCTTTGCCAAGATCATGCGCAGCATGGGCGTGGACGACGCCCTCCGCAAGCACGGAGCCAAGGATGGAGACACGGTTCGCATCGGCAAGCTCGAGTTTGATTTCGTGGAGTGA
- a CDS encoding homoserine dehydrogenase — protein sequence MEKNIIKLGLMGFGTVGTGVVRIIQAHQEDLQKQTGLGIEITKILVQDAEKARNIPAMEGKLTTDPDELLDDPEIEVIVEVIGGIQPAKDYILGALERGKHVVTANKDLMALHGAEILNKAQEKGCDVFYEASVAGGIPILRALVEGFASDRITKMMGIVNGTTNYILSKMSKEGAEYSDVLKEAQALGYAEANPTSDVEGFDAARKMAILATLGFRVPMKLEDVDVKGISSVSKEDIAYGKQLGYEVKLLGLARRDGEAIEVSVQPTLIPKSHPLASVNGVFNAVYVHGEAVGETMFYGPGAGELPTATAVVSDLVTVVKNRKLGVNGRGMVAPYKEKILKADSEKLSKYFLRIVVADKRGVLAQITQLLANQNISLEQVIQQPYNNDGEAEIIMITHLSSKLDMDGVLSDMEQMDIVTKVKSCYRVEGGDQS from the coding sequence GTGGAGAAGAACATCATCAAGCTGGGGCTTATGGGCTTCGGGACCGTGGGGACTGGTGTGGTCCGCATCATCCAAGCGCATCAGGAGGACCTGCAGAAACAGACGGGCCTTGGGATTGAGATCACCAAAATCCTCGTCCAGGATGCGGAGAAAGCACGCAACATTCCGGCAATGGAAGGCAAGCTGACCACGGATCCGGACGAGCTGCTGGATGATCCCGAGATTGAGGTCATCGTCGAAGTAATCGGCGGGATCCAGCCGGCGAAAGATTACATCCTGGGCGCACTGGAGCGCGGCAAGCACGTCGTGACCGCGAACAAGGACTTGATGGCGCTGCACGGGGCAGAGATCTTGAACAAGGCGCAGGAAAAAGGCTGTGACGTGTTCTACGAGGCGAGCGTGGCAGGCGGCATCCCGATCTTGCGGGCGCTCGTCGAAGGCTTCGCATCTGATCGCATCACGAAAATGATGGGGATCGTAAACGGGACGACGAACTACATCTTGAGCAAGATGAGCAAGGAAGGCGCCGAATACTCCGACGTACTGAAAGAAGCGCAAGCGCTCGGCTATGCGGAAGCAAATCCGACCTCCGATGTGGAAGGCTTCGATGCCGCCCGCAAGATGGCGATTCTGGCTACTCTGGGCTTCCGGGTGCCGATGAAGCTGGAGGACGTGGATGTAAAGGGAATCAGCTCCGTCAGCAAGGAAGACATCGCCTACGGCAAACAGCTCGGATATGAAGTGAAGCTGCTGGGATTGGCTCGCCGTGACGGGGAAGCCATCGAGGTCAGCGTGCAGCCGACCCTGATACCGAAGTCGCATCCCCTTGCATCCGTAAATGGCGTGTTCAACGCCGTATACGTACATGGAGAAGCCGTAGGAGAGACGATGTTTTACGGGCCGGGTGCAGGCGAGCTGCCGACGGCAACGGCAGTGGTTTCCGACCTGGTGACCGTGGTCAAAAACCGCAAGCTCGGCGTGAATGGACGCGGCATGGTGGCACCATACAAGGAAAAGATTCTCAAGGCCGACAGCGAAAAGCTCTCCAAGTATTTCCTGCGCATCGTCGTCGCCGACAAACGCGGCGTGCTCGCGCAGATCACCCAGCTCTTGGCCAACCAAAACATCTCATTGGAGCAAGTGATCCAACAGCCGTACAACAACGATGGCGAGGCGGAAATCATCATGATCACGCACTTGTCCTCGAAATTGGATATGGACGGCGTGTTGTCCGATATGGAGCAAATGGACATCGTAACGAAGGTGAAAAGCTGCTACCGTGTGGAAGGGGGAGATCAGTCATGA
- the rpmA gene encoding 50S ribosomal protein L27 gives MNFRFPVDLQFFASKKGVGSTKNGRDSISKRLGVKRGDGQFVTAGNILVRQRGTKIYPGANVMKGGDDTLFATADGVVRFKRLGRDRKQVVIEPVASEA, from the coding sequence ATGAACTTTCGTTTTCCTGTAGACCTGCAATTTTTTGCATCCAAAAAAGGGGTAGGTTCCACAAAGAACGGTCGCGATTCCATCTCCAAACGTCTGGGCGTGAAACGCGGCGACGGTCAATTCGTTACTGCTGGTAACATTCTCGTTCGTCAACGCGGTACGAAAATTTACCCAGGTGCGAACGTAATGAAAGGCGGAGACGACACTCTGTTTGCAACAGCAGACGGCGTTGTTCGTTTCAAACGTCTGGGCCGCGATCGCAAACAAGTTGTGATCGAACCGGTTGCTTCCGAAGCGTAA